One Nematostella vectensis chromosome 10, jaNemVect1.1, whole genome shotgun sequence genomic window, TAGGTAACATTCTTTGTGAAGTGATACGTCTGGATACCAACAACATTGGCCCATTCGGAGACCCTATACACAGCAAAAACACGAGTAAGAAAATTGCATGGTAAAACCACAAATCCTATCAAAGTTTCCACCAATTCTGTCTCACATCTGTTTTGAGAATTCCGTGCTCTTCACTGAGTTAAAAAAGAACAGAAAGAAGATTGCAAGGCTGAAACAACGGGTAAGTAAGTGTATGGAAGCTCTCCTCTCCGCCATGATCGTTGAAACCACTGAACGATAAACACTGTGACTCGACCTCGGCCTAATTAGCACAACCGGAAGTAGCCTAAAATCTcacgattattattattatccagattattacaatttttatttcatcGGAATCATTGCAAACACAAATCACAGTTGGGTTTCATAACCTGAGTGACGGAGTCGCGGATATGTAAGAATTTGTTCCCAAATCCCAattattttttacatttttggcACAGATATCGCTAAACTTTTCATACTTTTTTGTCCCACTTACAGCTGACATATAGCTAGGCGAATGGGCAAGCGATAGAATAGCCCGAGTAtaaggcgattttatttttcaaaagtcggaGAGGAAAAACTCGGGATATACTTCATAGGGAACGATAAAATCGACTGATACTAGGGCTAGCGATAGAAAAGATTCTTATAAAGCATATACCGAATAAAAGAGTTTTGCGCGACATGTTAGCGACGACAAATTTTGTCGCTACTACAAGATTTGGCACACGCTACAATGTCTCTCCGGGGggctaaactaggagacaTGCAAGAGTCATGTACCGCGCGACttgtcgcctagtttagccaggggCTACTAGTACGGCGACAGttgaaaacaatggaatttacTTGAGAATTGAAAGtcagcacgtgaaaatgcatTCTGTTTGGTTCCGCCAAACCATGACgcgaaaattcaaattttacgGTCTAGTGAGAACGTTGGTAgcttgaaaatataaaaataaagggGAAGAGAGAGATTTTGAATTAGGACAACTTAAAATTTCAGAGTATCTCGGTCCCCTTTTAAAGTCTTTTATATGGATAATACACCTTATCTATATAGCCATTCATCATCAGTGGGAGTGATTGCCCCCTtgggggacttgcgctaagagatcacgtgactttctgggtggcaaactagcgcgcgcttaGGCCTTTACACCTTATTCAACGCTTACGAAGAAAgtgtttagtttcatttaaagattattttttattttttctgttttctttaaaatttgctacccagaaaggtcacgcAAATTTTTCACCAGAGCGTCGGATAGTTAGTCGTGAGAGTCCTTTTTGGATGCCTCTGGTGAATTATCCTTCCAATCGACAGCAAGCCTTTGCATTTCTGAATTATTTGGCTTGTGGTTAGATCTCACTGCCGGTAAAAGCCGGTATAggggtcaatgggttaaacaaGGAAAACCTTCTAAGCATACCAAGctttagcctgcgtagcaagcgtttttgttgtgttttttgacGTTTTTGTTGTGTATTTTTGACGATTTCATTTCGCGAAAGAAATATACGCCCTAAAAGCATATAGAAACGCTTGCTATGTAGGCTAAATAAGAAAATTATTAGGGAAAATATGTTAGGACTGAAATATAAAACCATACAAAGCTGAAGTACGAATCGAACTTTATTTCACGGAGTCATCAACAAAAAATACTGGTGTATTTAATGACCCGAGTCATTAGCACATTTTCCAATAACAAATGCTCACAAACGCTCAATCGGAAATAGAGGTGGCGACCCAAACTTTTATGAATAGCATTTGCTATTATATTTTAACTTTATACAGTTGCAAAGTGACGTACCCTACATGAAGGAGTTTGATAGTCGTATTCTCGCAAAAAAGTAGCTGGTTTtcgcgagaaaaaaaaacacaccatACGCCTGAAGCTATGGAATACATGCATATTGGTATTTAGTAGGCACCGTTTTTATGCTGCTATAAAAATgcataaatatttttgttttgctaaGAGAGCATGCGAGAATGCTCTCTTGGTTCTGCTTAATTTCAGAACAGAATGGAATAGTATACTGTCAAACAAATACATATCGACCCTTTATGTCTTGGGTTTGCTAAGATGTATGCTCCATACATGGCTATGTTCCTAACATCTACGCGTATTTGTCTTTAGTCACTGCTAGGATATCAGAAGGAGAGTAATCTTCTATCATTTCTTGCTCAACATTCTCCAGTGCCCATTCATGCTCTACAATTTCAAGAGCTTCCCATTCAGCCTGAAAAgcaattaaaattaaatacaAGACATTAATTTGCAATCCATGATATTCTTCACTTTACTAATGCAGTATTATGGTGCATCTCAAGCAGCCACCTTCGGGCAATAAAAgtttgaataataaaaagtgtggAAATAAAATTGCTTTTACAATATCTACCGAGCAAATCCCAGATCAGttttgaaattgaaaaaaaagataaaatgaaCCCGCTACAAAAAGTTCTGTAGCTTgctgaaaacaaaaagaggCACACGTCTTGAATGGTGGTACCACTTTGGAGCATGAAAGGTAGGTAAACATTAGGTTTAAATTTACTGAGTAGGCTAAAATTAAAGGGTAGGTTTACATTAGAGGGTAGTTTTTACCTTGAATGCTTTGCTTGGATCTGGTGGCATCTGCATTTGCATCTGTTCCTGCATCATGCGGGTCTGGTCAGCAGCTGCACGTGTTGCAAGGAAATATCAGACATCAACTCACATAAACTCCAACACTATACAAGTGTTGCACGGAAATATCAGACGTCGGCTCACATAAACTCCAACACTATACAAGTGTTGCAAGGAAATATCAGACATCGGCTCACATAAACTCCAACACTATACAAGTGTTGCATGGAAATATCAGACGTCGGCTCACATAAACTCCAACACTATACAAGTGTTGCAAGGAAATATCAGACATCAGCTCACATAAACTCCAACACTATACAAGTGTTGCAAGGAAATATCAGACATCGGCTCACAAAAACTCCAACACTATACAAGTGTTGAACGGAAATATCAGACATCGACTCACATAAACTCCAACACTATATATTCATGTGTTGCATGGAAATATCAGACATCAATTCAGCATTCGACAGATAAATACTGTTGTTCACGTTTTTTGTCAAACAGTATATCTAGTTTAGTACTGAATATATACTGCAGTTGAGAACTAGTTTTATATAATTCtaactatcataccattatttTCACCAAGAACTAAAGCATACATGCTCCTGAGCCCAAAGACATTGATGAAGTACCAAGACACAGAGCTGACCCTAAAGAgtgaaaaagaaacaatatTTTTACTGAAGAGTTTATCATGCCACAATGATGAATAGCAGAAATGCAAACAATGATTCttgttatataaaatatttgtaCAGTAAGCTCAATAAAAACTAATGATAAAGTATCTCTAGAATCAAAAAAGGGAAATGATCTAAAAATACAGATTTACACTTTGGACTGGTGGCTTTTTTATAAACCAAACATTACACATTCTAATCCTCATCTCATCTCTGCTTCTGCTAGTAAAGAATCTAACTTTTTTCAAGGTAAGAAATGAGACTCAGTGATACTTTCTGACATTCAGAACAGGCAAAAAGAACCGTAATGTGCCACCAGTTACACTACGTAAGCATGGAACTGGCCTTGGAATTCTTATAATcgttataattattattatgttttaCTGTAACATATGTCGAAGCATGTAAGCACATTGgttgctatttttttaataaaacaaataacacAAAGTTTTTCTATGCAAATAACACAAagtttttctatgtttttccTTGGAATTCTTATAATcgttataattattattatgttttaCTGTAACATATGTCGAAGCATGTAAGCACATTGgttgctatttttttaataaaacaaataacacAAAGTTTTTCTATGCACCAATTTACTTTTAAAAACTAGCCCCAGGAGAAGCTCTTGTTTCCAaagccttttttgttttgttttccaaaTCCTTTCTGTGAGGTGCTCTAGGTCTATGATAAGGTTTATTTGAAGGATTCACACTTTTCTTACCATGATGCATCTAGATTGCTTAATTCAATGCCTCGCTGGAGCATTGCTTTAAACCTCAAAGTCAGAGGAAATGGCACTTTGGCTAAAAGAAGAAAGAATAACTGATTACTTGAAAGCCATGGACCCCATTAAACACTTAAACACTGTACATTTGTGTCTGgtatttaatatatatttaatatGTATAAAGAAGGATTTTGACCCCTGAAaccaacaaaaaaacataaaaataaaccaaaTTACCAACCATCCTATCAAGCACAACTCATATCTTCTGTAACAGGGATCGGATCATCAAACTATTTGGTCATGCCATGCAGCTAGGGAGGAACtttataaaaatgtaacaTGTGTTTACATTGCTGTTTCTATGGCAACGGAACAATGAACCCGAATTCGCAAAGTGCTGTTCACTTCAGGGAAATTTCCAACAAATCAGCTATAGGATATCGTATATCAAACCTTGGTCGATTATGAGAGGAAGTTTTATTAAAGTCTATAAAAGGAATTCTCAGATattggtgtttttttattttcagtcacTCTGTGATTTACCTACTTTGAAATTCGcccctgaaaaaaatccatatGGGGCAAGGAATTTTTTACCATTGTTATTTAGCTACCtcttatttctaaaaaaaacataccaaAAATGAAAGCAATAGTTTTTTTGATCATAAGTATTAGGGTCCATTCCGGGGACTATTTAATACTttcaaaatgaagaaaatgaacttttttgctttttagcTGCCATGTAAAATTTCACCGATtaattttttcgtcgtttttGTATAATCAGGTTAACTTTTAGCTCCATTGAAGGGTTGTAAGTAGGCGATTAAATGGGTGACTAGAGGCCAGAACCTCGTCTCaagctcgctggccactaaatagagagacgttctgggctctggaaccagggtacgaATCTTCTTAATTCCAATAAACAAAAACTTCTGTAGTTGGCATTTCTAGTTTAAATCCCTTCATTATGTAAAAGTACTTATCTACATAAACACAGGATCTGATTGAGGCAACCACATGCATTTGTGTAATTTGTAAATGAGTCACccttataatatattttttaatacttGTTATGAATCCAGAGTAATGCCAGTTGATCCAGCCGCCAATCAGGATCATTGGTAACACGTTAGTGATGTTCCCTTTGGCCATATCCACCATCATTGTTGGATCTGAATCAAGAGCTAGTTGATCAGTTCACaaagaggaaaaaaaggaatcaTTTCTGAATATGGTATGTACTAATAAACCTGTGGAATAAAATTGTGCATTTTTTAGCAATTACACTGTACACTGTAATGTTCTCTTTTATCTATTACACTTTTACAAGTTTATAAAAACCACTACACCAGTTAAACAGTAAGTATatgcaataaaatatatttagcATAAGTACTCTATATAAAATACATAAAGCATATAAACTTCGTGTGCGCTAGGATCTTGATGGTACAAATCGCAAATTCAATAccctttcctttttgtttcctttgtttttgtttttttaataatgacCAAGACTTTTAAGAACTTATGATTCTTAACTTTTGTGTCATAGATTAGATGTATGTGTTAGAAAATAGCTTCAAGTACAATATGATTTCTacacttttgttttgttgtaatGTTTAATCAAATCTCGGcgaaatgcatttttgtgaaattGAAAATGATTTTGTACCCAAATCGCAGAATATCGCGAAATATGCAGATCCTTTTTTGCGAAATCAAATGCCTCTGAAATATAGAAACAATATGGTAACCAATAGTACGGATGTTCAAGAATTATCCTCTTCAGTAAATTATAATGTTACCCTGAACTAGGAAACGGCGCAAAACGAGAGAGAGTTCATTCTTAGGCCTGTGTTTTTCCGATTTGTGATTTTCATCAGTATGTTATCTTGGCGTACAGTATTAGAATTAAGATTTTGAGGTGAAAGATCGTGATTCAAAAGATACAAGTATAGGAAACGGGATTCGCCAACGTGGCAAACATAGTTAGCAATAGAATTCACCACATGGGGAAGGAATTCGCATTTTGCGAAGTGGCGAGCATTAGCGCACACTGAGCTACTTTACCTGAGATAGGGTTCTTTACTTGGCCTTTACGGTCAGTTTTCTTGAAATAACCTTCTTTCTCATCATTGAAGAAATGCCTCCTCAGTTCAAAGGACTATTAAAACGTGACAATAGAAAAAAGGCTATGTTTCAGCATGGATTGTTTGGAATTTACCCTAACTCTTGCAACATAGCCTGTTAGCCAAGGTACAAGGTTTGTTCATGCATAAATATAGACTTTTTTCCCAATGGTCATGTGACATGTGTGATGTGTAGAACTTTGGTTGATTTGTAGAAGGTTAGGGTAGTCAACAGGTTTGAGTTGTGCAAGTTTGGTTGATATCAGATTGAAGAAACCCTAAAAACAGATCACCCCGCCCCTCGCCCCTATATGTAAGGTAAGATTTCCAGCCCCGGTcacagggttcaaaataggGACTGGCTGCCGGCGATAGTCGgctgttttctggtctttgccAGCTCTTTTCTTTCTGTATCCCCTTCTCATTTTTAAGTATGTAGGCTTTTTATTCCCACCAAAATCCACAAAGGCGGCAAAATAtagcagatttaaaaaaaaaatttaaaccCTGAGTCCCTGAGTTGAGTTTTGGTCCAAAAGGATGTATGGAATTAGAGCAACTTCAGAAAACCAATCCACAAAGAGTTAACAACGAACAAGgcagtaattaataataagcATGTTTGTACACAGAGGCAGCAGAGCGTTGCCTGGCTTAATACTTTGCATAAAACAGCCCTTCTGGTATCTAGGGCAAAAAGGTCAGACTGCCTATGTGCTTTTTGGTATTTAACTACAAGTATTTGAGTACaaggaaaatgcaaataaatcgACGGGTATTCTGAAGTTTAGCCTGTGAGTTAATAATGAGGAATTGGATTATGTTAATAAGCCACTCACCTCTTGGCAAATGAACTTTCCATTTTCTCTAAGGCATCGGCTTCTCATTAGCGCTTGGCTTGAATAGAGGCAAGATTCAGTAAGCTAGTTCTAATTGATAAACGTTgaaacgtgttttttttttcttttgaagactgaatagaaaaaaggatttttaaagGCTTGGTTTTTTAGTTGAACTTTTATCAAATAAAGACCTTACCTGTCAGTAACACCTTGCAAATCCACGTCCTTTTTCGAATGAAGAAGTATTGATAAGTAGTGCCTTATGATTCCAATTAGGAAAGTTATGATTACAATAGGTAAAATAACCCATAGGCGAATGGCAGGATCTAATACAagttccgccatcttggatggCTTGTACTGCTAGAGGCCCGGCATGCTTTGCTCAAATaaacacaggctacccaaaaCAAAGGGTGCGATATGGATGGGGAAAACAGACGTTGTAAAACTATTTCCTTATAAATCTGTATGAAACTAAAATCTTCAGATAATAGTATTTTTGGCTTCGTATACCAAAATAACTTTTCGATAAATATTCctttatataattattatgaaaaaaagttatatGATTGACTTGTCCAACTTACCCCTCCCCGGATAGTgttattttgtcattttcCGCGGGTCATATGATTCTCTTGTGCAAGAGGTATCCAGAGAGTTGTAACCCCCTGCACCAAGCGCAAGTGTTTTTAACTTCCAACGGGACACTCGTGTCCCTAGACTAAGTCATGGCGAAGGCGTTGGTAGCTCGACTAACTACTGTTCTAATTGTTTGTGGCATTACACATACATTTACGGTAAGAATGCTGTCTGGACGATTGTTTTGTCATTTGGAATTGACATCTCTTCACTTTCTAACAAACACTACAACAAACAAGTGACAATTTGTGAAGATCTGTGTGGCCGTCTTATTATCTGCAAGTTTTAATGCTTCAAAAGATAAAGCACCATATGACTTCTTATATTTAAAGGGCTAACATTTACTGTccctttttacttttttgacTACTGCAGATCCCTCACAGAAATGTATTGGATTCTTTCAAAGATACAACCCAAAAGGTATGCTACTGTACAAGTTTAGGTTGTTCTTCATTTTAACTACTACTGTATGATGTTCTCAAGTGGCTCTGTTTAAACATATGTGTTTCTGCCTGCTCTTGTTTCTGCCTGCTCTTGTTGTTGAAGTAAAATCATGTGCTTGTTTACGTTTTCCAGTTTTCTGATGATAGCTGTGTGGACAACGCATACCCACCAACAGATGAGTGAGTTTTTTTCTGAAAGGCCTGTAAAACACAggggcatagccaggatttctAACAGTAGGGGCCCCAAATGATCCTTTAAGCCATTTCCCCCCAGAATTTCAAATAATATCCGATACAtttactatattttttttgctgctagagggggtgggggctgtGGACCCTCCCCTGGCTACGCTTACAGTTGGGTCTAGCGGAAGGTTGAGTGGGTGCAGTctcctatttttttctagttttGTATAGACATTTATTTCTTGCATTCCTATAAATGGTATGTGTTTGGTCTCTTTGTtctcattttaaaatattctCCACTTtcaggcaatgcctaaatctctATATTTGgcattcttttttatataagacAGACAAGGAACACACTTTGACAAAAAGTCTAGTTATTCATCTTAAGAATTTGACACAATTGGATGGGAGAGAAAGTTTTTATAtcaattttaatattttagaaTGCAAGGCAATTGTATTTGAGTGACAAAAATTTTTGTATTTGTAGTCCAAAGGTGGAAACAGAAGTAATAAATCTGGATCTAGCTCCCCAAGATAGATACAATGACTTGGtcgcaaaaaaaggaaaagaggTATTCATTTCATATGTAAAACTTATTGTATCAGATACTATATGTAGTGTACTTTAATCACTCATCCCAAACTGGACTGCTACATATTTCCCATTGTTTTCAGATGCACGATTTGTTGAATTATATCAATAACTTCACAAGCTTTATTGATCATGGGAAGCTGTTCGGAATAATCGACAAAGATCTGGTAAGTCTGCCTACATTCAACAACAAAGTTGACAACAATCACACACACTAGTCAACTACAAATGGCTTTCATGATTCCACAATCTATAATCAGTAGTGgatctggggggggggggggggtagggttCCAAATGGAAATTGTTATGTGAAGAAAAATGCATGTCCCTACCCATTCCTTttgctgcattttttttaacacaggAAATAGTGATGTTAGAGTACCAGCATAACGTGAAAAGTATTCCTTCTTAGCACCCTGATTGGTACACATTTTATCAATAAAActgttatttgttttatttttattattttattttattttattttattttgttttgttttatttatttatttaaaaagtaCCTGCACGCCTTTTGTCACCGAGCCAGACCCCCCCTTTAGTGAAAAGCTAGATTCGACCCTGACTATTCATGTCTCATAGGGACCATTGACAGAAACACTGCCCTCACCATATAAAGAGGAGATCCAAGGTCTATCCACAGCATCAGGACTAGCCCAAGGTATTTACTTTTGATGATAGGAATTACATTACATTGTGTAAATTGTAAAGCACCATGGTCTCAAGCCCTTACAAGCTATTATAAATAATACCACTACTGCTACCTTTATTATAAAGTGGTTGTCTTGTAAGTGTTCATCCTGCATTCAGATTCCAATTTTCAAAATCCAAAAGATATTTGAAGCTATTGAAATGCTGTAGTTTATACACGGCagcataaatatataatatacagTAGCTTTATTCAGATTTCACCCCAGTCTGATGACCTCTATGAGAGGGGAACGTGCAGGTAACTGTTAAGTGTGTCCCGCcattaaatttatttattgcCCAGCCTTGCACATTTAGATGACAAGAATATGTTATGATAAACTTTTAAGTATTTGAAACATTATAGACTTCTTGCTAGATGAATTTGTTTGTAATCTATTTAAAAGGGGAAGTCCTCTTGTACAACATATTCTATGAGGTGTTTACCGTCTGTACATCTATTGTTGCCGAGGACAAGAAAGGTAAGCATTAACAAAGTTGTAACAGCCATTTCAGCTATgaagtttgttttcagtttgtttgttataaaaacattGCAGTATTAGCAGGCTAAAGTTTCCATAGATCAGTGGGGGtggtttttttcataagattACACATacaatgtactgtatatataaAAGAAAGTTACTTATTTACATGCTTGATAAGTATTTTATCTGTTCTAGGACACATATTTCATGCAAGAAACCTTGACTTTGGACTTTTCCTTGGGTATGCAATTTTTCTTCAACCTTTTCATGTAGTTGTGTGTTACATTTATAAATAGTGTTCTAAGAGTGAAAGTCTAAAATGCTATAACATTTCCATCAtaatttattatcttttttttttttgccttgaTGTACTTTCAGCTGGGATAACAAGACTGACACATGGGCTCTTAGTGAGATACTGAGACCCTTAGTTATCAAC contains:
- the LOC5506077 gene encoding ER membrane protein complex subunit 3, producing MAELVLDPAIRLWVILPIVIITFLIGIIRHYLSILLHSKKDVDLQGVTDSQALMRSRCLRENGKFICQESFELRRHFFNDEKEGYFKKTDRKGQVKNPISDPTMMVDMAKGNITNVLPMILIGGWINWHYSGFITTKVPFPLTLRFKAMLQRGIELSNLDASWVSSVSWYFINVFGLRSMYALVLGENNAADQTRMMQEQMQMQMPPDPSKAFKAEWEALEIVEHEWALENVEQEMIEDYSPSDILAVTKDKYA